A genomic stretch from Asterias rubens chromosome 7, eAstRub1.3, whole genome shotgun sequence includes:
- the LOC117292923 gene encoding WW domain-binding protein 11-like — protein MGRRSINTTKSGKYMNPTDQARKEARKRELKKNKKQRMMVRSAVLKTKDPSGIFNDLEALDELELNPETVTELNEKVIKDKRKKLKETLDRVLKLYRREDPDTYVEFKAMEVDYEKKRAEKLRKFEAIRDARQVNVESIPLPDTPDMPSLIPLPQDIPLPGAQPPSILKRTSAFGIPLPPPGPPPGPPPSIVPGLPPGKKPPGAPPGLPPYATGPYAPRSPPRVSFAGLAPPEESEPYNPEQDVSDIEDEENMDDASSSSSSSGSEDEDEDDEDDEDDDDDEDQVEGDEERPPAATTEDYSQRELEGRRPRGDKERKKEMRLPPGMTALQAAMLRMAGQEVPVVEEDEEEEDEEMEEEEKRREGTENKPESLQRVAVVPVLPPRPPPGIPLVQPGVVAIPPGPPPGPPVRPPPGPPPGFPLPNFVRPPLLRGMPPRMLPPGPPPGRPRAPPPGPPPGVPPLIRRALPPHRLPPPPGLGPPPGMMPPRMRPPVPAAQHENPNVLSAPPSIHKLPMKPDDITVEKKSSATIEAKPQIRNLQADVTRFMPTSLRVKRDKGKSKGQKSDSGMEEKLIKSVPVPKAQPTVPTATKDDAYDQFMKEMSGLMTVQEEET, from the exons ATGGGTCGTCGTTcgataaatacaacaaaaagtGGGAAATATATGAATCCCACTGACCAAGCAC gAAAAGAAGCAAGAAAAAGAGAACTGAAAAAG AATAAGAAGCAGCGAATGATGGTCCGCAGTGCAGTCCTCAAGACTAAGGATCCAAGCGGGATCTTCAACGACTTGGAAGCTTTGGATGAAttag AGTTGAACCCTGAGACGGTGACAGAACTGAACGAGAAGGTCATCAAAGACAAGAGAAAGAAACTTAAGGAGACCTTGGACAGGGTCCTTAAACTTTAT AGACGAGAGGACCCGGATACCTATGTGGAGTTCAAAGCCATGGAGGTTGACTACGAAAAGAAGAGAGCAGAAAAACTGAGGAAATTTG AGGCAATCCGAGATGCTAGACAAGTAAACGTTGAGTCCATTCCACTCCCAGATACACCAGACA TGCCCTCATTGATCCCATTGCCCCAGGACATTCCTCTACCCGGTGCCCAGCCGCCCTCCATCTTAAAAAGAACCTCAGCCTTTGG CATTCCTTTACCTCCGCCGGGCCCCCCTCCTGGTCCCCCTCCAAGCATCGTACCGGGTTTGCCTCCAGGGAAGAAACCTCCCGGTGCCCCACCGGGTCTGCCACCCTATGCGACCGGCCCCTACGCACCTCGATCACCCCCTAGGGTGTCCTTTGCTGGGCTGGCACCTCCAGAGGAAAGTGAACCATACAATCCAGAACAAG ATGTGTCTGACATTGAGGATGAGGAGAACATGGATGATGCATCCTCATCCTCCTCCTCATCCGGAAGCGAAGACGAGGATGAAGACGATGAAGacgatgaagatgatgatgatgatgaagaccAAGTTGAAGGTGATGAAGAGAGGCCGCCAGCTGCCACAACAGAGGATTATAGTCAGAGAGAATTAGAAG GGAGGCGCCCAAGAGGTGACAAGGAACGGAAGAAAGAAATGCGCCTACCACCAGGGATGACCGCCCTCCAAGCTGCCATGCTGAGGATGGCTGGTCAAGAAGTCCCTGTGGTTGAAGAAGACGAAGAGGAAGAGGATGAGGAGATGGAGGAGGAAGAAAAGAGGAGAGaaggaacagaaaacaaaccaGAAAGTCTTCAGAGAGTCGCCGTTGTTCCAGTTTTACCGCCACGCCCCCCTCCGGGGATACCACTAGTACAGCCAGGTGTCGTTGCAATACCACCCGGTCCGCCTCCTGGTCCCCCAGTTCGCCCCCCTCCTGGACCCCCACCAGGGTTTCCGCTGCCGAACTTTGTACGACCTCCCCTCCTTCGGGGAATGCCGCCCAGGATGCTACCTCCAGGACCCCCGCCGGGTAGACCTCGCGCACCTCCTCCCGGTCCCCCTCCGGGCGTGCCGCCATTGATCCGCAGAGCACTTCCCCCACATCGATTACCGCCCCCGCCAGGGCTTGGACCTCCTCCCGGCATGATGCCGCCTAGGATGCGTCCCCCTGTTCCTGCTGCTCAGCACGAGAACCCGAACGTACTCAGTGCTCCGCCGAGCATCCACAAGCTCCCGATGAAGCCGGATGACATCACTGTCGAGAAGAAATCGTCAGCGACGATAGAAGCCAAACCACAGATCCGAAATCTCCAGGCCGATGTCACGAGGTTCATGCCGACATCGCTGCGAGTCAAAAGAGACAAGGGCAAGTCAAAGGGACAGAAATCTGATTCAGGCATGGAAGAAAAGCTCATTAAGTCAGTACCAGTGCCCAAGGCGCAGCCCACTGTGCCAACAGCGACCAAGGATGACGCATACGATCAGTTCATGAAGGAGATGTCGGGACTTATGACTGTCCAGGAAGAAGAAACATGA